The DNA sequence GCACATTTTCTGTTTGTTCCAGATTCAAATTCTCAAATAACTTAAGTACGTTGTTTAGCTTTTCTGGGTCTAAAGCTGAGCATCTCTCCGCTTGCAAGCTCCCAGCAAAAGCTTTGCTGCTAATAACACAATTTGAAGAACAAAACAGGTAAGTCTCTTGTAGGTCATAGACCTTGTGCTCCTTCAGTGAAATCCGGTATCTACCCTTCCGAGGGCGCTCAGACGGCAAAGCATTGCAGCAGAGTGGGTAACCACACACGTTTGTGATGGACCGTTCAGTTACAATATCTTCATAGTCACCCCTCGACATCAAAGATCCAGCAGCAAACAGTTGATCTTCATTTTGAATGCCTTCAAGGAGTAACATTTGCAATTTGAAAACTGCATCTTTGACAGAAACAGCTTTGTCCTTTGCCATAGTACAGAAGCTTCAGAACCAAATATCTAGAACTGCATCATGCACAAAGCACACTAGAATAAATTCCTTCAACAATTCAACCTAATAAAATTCAAACTCGCAAAACAAAATCGTAATTCAGTTAAAGTACATAATcgagaaaggaaaagaaatcaTTGCATTGAAAATCAAGTGCACGTTTggattaaatttgcaaacatacGTTTTAATCAACATTAAGTCAGCAAACTGAGTTTTCGAAACTAGCACTAGTCTTAACTTCTACAAAATcgagttttcataaaaaaatgttaatgccTAAATGTGTTTTTGAAGGTAATAAAATCTAATATGTTACAAACCTGAGTTTACTCGCCAAACTGAATTGGAAGCAACCCAAACTGAAAACCAAACATAACCTAAGTAATACAAGAAACaacatcaaaagaaaaaatatatttaaaccatTTTATGAGAACCCTCATTACTCATGATAGTACATGTCCAATATCTGTCTGTACACAAATTGCCCTTTTCACCTACTATAGACAACAAATTCTCATCAAGTTACAAGGGTGAAGGTGGATAGGCTTAAAATTCTTCCCCAAGACTCGCTCTCATAAAACAACGAAATTTAAGCaaatgaaaaacagaaaaacgAAACCACCCTTTTCTTGTAAGGTGTAAGAGCAAAGTTTTTAAAGAGATAGAAGAAAAGAAATCCTCTTTAGAGTACCAATGTTCATTCTATTTCAATTAATTCATCAAACACAGTTAATACTTTACAAGTAGTACACAAATTCAATATCGCACAACACACCCCATTCGCAAAAAACCAGAAAATTTTCCATAAAAGTCCCAATTTATTCAACAATAAAGTGATAAATCGTAAATCGAGTCACACCATGTACAACTGGACTCGAAATTCGGTAGCACGCAGAAAAAAAGAGGCCACAGAAGAAGTAAGAGGAAGGGTATTGAAGAAACTACGATTACGTGCAAGCGGGAGAAAGCAAAAGATTTTGGGTTAAAAAATGTTTCGCTTCTTCCTCagttcattttttcttcttcacgaCGACGGAGTTGGAGAACAACGGTTTCATAGTCCAAATTAGGGATTGGGGTTCTAGTTTCTATCTTATACTCATATTGAATAGTCAAATCCCTATGTGGCTTTGATCATActctgaaaataaaaataaaaaacgtatCAATAACTTGAGATAACTTTCAAATATTCATAttgtatgtgtatttattttaattaaataataatttaaacaaattaaactaaaaGCTTAAAAGAACACTCTAGATGACAAAAGCATAAAAATGTTTCAATAAAAGAAGTTagaatttttaatctttaattttataaaaatacatacaaatagtaaattcaaaatatttataaatggtTTAGAGtgagttttatatttaaaaaagaaatctaTAACCAATAAGTTTGATGAGCTTTTGTCCGTTTGatccaattatttaaatattgtatttgtaTTAAGTAATTTACTATTTGTAAGGAATGAAGTTATATAATAggaataaattatgaatttactTTACAATTTATGATCATTATTACTTTGAACATTGGTTAATTAAACATTGAAtagagttttaaaattatttcaaacaatttttgCAAAACATTGGTGGGTGTTGTCTAAAGACTTTGAAACCAATTGACAAACTTTTCATAAAAATCTTTAAAAGGGATAACCAATAATAGAAGACTCGGTTAGTAGAAAAATTAGTGAACATTTAGTTTATACCAATTTAAGTTTATGTTCAGTTTTTCTTTATAACATGCAAATGAGTGGACTAATTACAATAGATTATATAacaatatagttattttataatgaCAAGCTTGAAAATATATTACGAATGTacattatttacttttatagtCATAATTTCACCAATTTTTTATcagtaataattaatataaatttaaaaattgactatAGGATTGTTTCTatccttataaaaaaaataaagatatcaTTATATACAACATTAAAGTGAAGCAATCATAGAATAAAACacagaaaaaaagataaaggtCCACATCCAACAAAAAATTGACAATTACAGACGCATCCAAAACGGATATCCCGACAGAATAACAAAGaccttttataaataataatgctAAACACTAGGAAGATTGGaactttttttcatataagTTCATGTGAGAAGTGTGCATTTCATTAATCATATATACATGTTGAAACTTTCTTTTATACACCTCCTAAATTGGATTCTTGAAGCTTGCATGTGTGTGACTTGACTTTATGCTAACATCTTTTAAGAAAGTGTTTGACTTTATGTTGATACCTTTTATTGTTGCACTCAAAGTATTGTAAAAGATAACATTCATGATGTTTCTATCAATGTCATCTTGAGCACACAAACTCTAATGATTTGTGTGTTATGTTATAATCATCATTGGAATGTGTTCTTGCTAagtttgttttctttaaatgtCATCTCATCCAAAAGTGTGTCTCATGTTAAGAACTTGTGTCAAATGTGTTCATGTTATGTCTTCTTATAAGACTTTTAACACCAAATGTTTAACATTAATTTGAACTCTTTCATATACCTATTTTCCATATATACAAACTATTAGACTCATCAcatgttattatttgtttttatcaacACATGGACATCTTAAACATGAGATTAAGATTTAAACTTATGACATGTCATATAGAGTTATTTATGTCATAACTAATTAGtaggagaataaaaaaatgagttcATAACTATTTAGCTAAAATTTGACAAAGGTTTGTTATTGTAATCATGGAATCATAGTTTTCAACtatagaaaaatatgaaaaaataattctcAAAATGActagtttaataatataaaggtgaaaaaaatatagaaaaaagaccattttataacaaaaatagcttgaaaataaacaaaacaagcTACTTGTTCTACCAAAGgcgaagtagaaatttatgtcaaaaacacttatttatttttccttttctcttctattttttattgtcTAGTAAAACATGTGTCTCTTTTGAATCATTTCGATTACATGcctataagagaaaaaaaaaccaaccAACTTCATTGTGGTGGTTAGTTAATTTACGAACATGACAAAGATGTGTTCATGATTGTCTCATGCCTTGCGGTGTAGATATAGAAGATGACATATGTGGCGAATGTGTCATCAGTCAAGCATGATGTAAGGACTTGGGTTTTATGACGACGTCCTGAACCCGACTTTAATGGATCCACTCATATCAATCATCTTCATTTACATTGCCTTGGGGACGACATACGGACTACCAACCCCTCAGGTTCTAGCTCTCAAAAATGATGAAAGTCTAAAGTCCAAAGGGAGGACACTGTCCTTGTTTACATCACCTTGGAGGCGATATACAGACCACTAACCCCTCAGGCTTAAGCTCTCAGTAGTGATGTGAGTGTAAAGTCTAAAGGATGGACATTATCCTCGTTTACATCGTCTTGGAAGTGACATAAGACCACTAGTCCATCAAGTTCAAGTTCTCAATAGAGATGAAAGTGTAGAGTCTTAAGGAAAGACATTGACCTCATCTACATCACCTTAAGGACGATATATAGACTACgactaccgtttattttaattaattagttaaaagtTGATAATAACTTTCAAAATATCTATCTAATACTTCAAGattctttcaaaatttatccAAAGTCatctaatcttctttgttactCTTCCTCttttcaaaaatacataaatgCAATCAAACCAATTAGAATCACCCAAAATAAAACTATGTATACCAACCCAAACCAGGTGATATAGCTTTTTATCTTATCTTTGTCCTAGCTTGCACAATATTTTACCACttcttttttgtcaaaaaatttcaaatgtcTTTTAACTACGAAAAAAATAGTCACTAATAACTTATTAacaagaaagaataaaaaaaaaaaacataagaacTTAGTTTATTCGTCATAATTCCATcgaaaaaaaatagagtaatCAAAAATATACATTTGCTAGGAAATATTTCTATGGCAAAAATTTGCAagggtaattttttttctcccaAATTTCTCACTATCATCCCATGATTATTACAAAATGAATTAAAtgatcttttgaaataaatttagtttGGTTGGTTAGGAATGGAATATAGCAggacttttaaaatatttatcttttaaaagattttttgaatttaaaatatttaaaataaattcatgaaTTTctaagatttaaaataattttacaaattttcagAAAACATTCAAAAATTGCAAGCTTGTGGAAAAGTAATAAGATTCAGATTAGAAAAAGCAAATCTAGTATAATTTCTCAAccacattttaaataaaaaacttcaTGTCAAATATTTGTCCTTTGCACATTAATATTTCCTTGTTCATGCTcaagtttaaataataaatttaaaatatagtagtaattatctaataatattaaataagaaaaatctttcatatcaagttaaaaattcattagaacacCATTATTGGTGAAGAAAGATAAATAACCATAACGcaactcttttttttattgcaaagaaaacaaactaattaaactaagaaaaaaatattaactttattCTGGCAAAAAAATAACCCTGATAGTGACAAAAActtaaaaactatacaaaacaACCAGTGCAAATTGTTGATCAAAAGATTTAAAACAAAAGgtaaaaaatgtaaacattCCAGAATGGCCACAACTTCAGAACTGCAATCACCggattttacttttaattcatAACAGTATGATAGCTTCAGGTTTTCCCAACGTGAATTTCAAAACTAAGCTTTTAGCTTAAAGTAGCAGAAACACCAAGAATTCAAGTTGCCATCTTGATATCTATAAAGTAATTTCAAGGACAGATTATGAACATATATGGCAATATACCTAAGATTGGAGAAATTTCATAACACTTTCTCCCTTGGTTCATACCTTAAATACTTACTTCCTACAGTTCCCCGCatataatatttacataaaagcAAAAGCTTTTTGCTTCATATCCTATTTTCTTACTCAAAGCCAATAACCTCCATCAGCATATATTCCTCACCATGTCATATCTGAGCAAGTGCTTGCctgaaaataatacaaaaacactCAGTTGAGAAATGATATCTGATACACACACTAAACATTTCTTATACGTTGTAATCAAACACCACCACTAGTGTAAAAAGTACTGTCTTTCAATCATTAACCACCATGAATGAACAAGTTAACTTCTGCAAACACTATCTTGAAGTTATACTAATGATCATCTTTAATTGGTTGATCAACTTTTAATATACTAACACCAGTGTAACTAAAAAACTCAGTAGATATTTTGGACTCAGTAAAATATTTGACACAGATAGTTCACAGAAATTATTAAACTCTAAAACTTAGttaatgaatgaatgaaatCTCCATTGATTCTGTTGTGTGGCAAAAAAGTGTAAACTAAGATCAAGGCTCACCTTCAAACATGATATGCTGAGCAAAGATGCATGAACAGAAGTAAACTAGAGCTCACTTTGAATCTGGGACGGCAGAAAAAGTAGCAGAAGAATTACTGCCAGGAAAAGAGTTCTCTCCATGAACTTCCACATTGTTTTGGTTGTTGCTGGTCTCTGCAACGGAATGATTTGATACAGAAGTGCCTGCAGCGTTCTTATTTTCTCTTGCAGTTTCAAGGCGCTCAATCAATCGGGACACACTAGCAATTTTGGCATTCAGTTCTCTCCTAACTTCAGAACCAAGTTCTGACACAGAAGAATTAGGAGAGAACAGCCTCTCCTTCCATCCCCTTGTGCCCTTTGAAATTGATTCTTTGTATCTTTGTCACAAGAAAAATCACTGGATGAGTCAACCTAACAACATATAGAATTTGCAGGCACAAGGTTTCTGTGAAACTGTACCTCATGGATACTGCATTAAATTTGGAAAGGAGAGAATCTGAGAATGATTGTTCTGATGGCTGTGGTTCATCATGGCTTGCAGGCAAGGAATGAGAGGCAAAGCTTCTACAAACACGTAAATATACAATGTATAACTTCACATGATCACACACCAATAATTAccacaagaaaataaatattaaggtCTAACTACCCATTGGAGTGAGCTCGTTGAAGATTTGTTGTTGGGACCGTAGAGGCAGAAGTAAAAGAAGAACTCCGAGTTTGTACTAGGGGCCTCTGCTGTGGTGATGATTGCTGTGTTCCATCAAATATAAGAGGAGCAGATGGATTTCCTGCAGGAATTGCAGCTGGTTCACTTCCCCCTCCAGTAACTGATGGAGGTGCACTAGGATGAGTTGCGTACACAAAGGAGTGTACATTGCCAAGAGAAGATGACCTAGATCGTTGACTTTCCCTCCGACCAAGAGGGTGTGCTCTCCTCATTGATGCTGCAGCAGCTAAATGTCGAAGGATTCGCTCTTCAATATCAGAATCACGCTCCACTGGTAACTGCACAAGTAAGAAAATTGCTAGCATGTATAGATGGTGGAAACAAGATGTGCTAAAAACTGATTGACAGACAGACAGACTGACACGCTGAAATTCGTGCTGCGAAAGATGAAAAATTGAAGCATTTCTGGATGGCATATTCCTCAAGCTCCTCTCCTGCTCTACTGCCTCGAGCAGTTCTTGACTGTCATGAAATTCATAGAGTTGTAAGAATATAATCATGAAATGAATCATAAAGTAGGCCATAATAAGAAAAATCCTTAACTACCTGGTAGCATCCTTCAAGCTGATAGCTTGCCAACACATAGGGCATTGAGAGCTTCTCTGGCACCTGCATACAAACAACACATAGGGTATAAACTTTGTTGGAGGTAGCACTTGTCGAAAAGTTACAGTTAAAGTTTTGGCAAAGTCCCACCTACCCAACTCTAAGGTTGACaccataatattaaaattaaattagatagctaagttttatgaaaaaaacatgaaaagtattaaaatgtaccattcaagaatgcactgcAGATGGAAGTCATGCCTGCAATTAGTGACCTGGAAAGAGAGACAGGGAAAAGGAGTAAACAAATGCTTTCCAAATCAAGCCATCCTTGCTTATAATTCTATTtgtgaaaagaataaaagaaagcaCAAAAACTGAACATTACAGTTGCAGGATCACTTTTGCTAAAATTTTCAAGGCATATGCTGCAAGAATCATCACATGCGTCTTGAATCCCCCCTTCCACAAAGGCTGCTGCCGATGTCAAACGGCTTTCAGTCTTGCCTCCCATTTCTGGAACCTGTATATTTCAGAGTTCTCAGAGTCAAGATGAAATATTTTGAGCCATTATAAGCAATCTCAATAAGTAAACATAGTATCCAGGTTACTCCCCAATATCTATTAAACCAAGTGAAGGTAGACAAGGAAATGATGCAGTGATAATACTAGGCTAATTCTGCTTCACCAAAATCTCAACTAGGTTGAGCCAAATGCACAGTCCCTCGCTCTGAATTGTGGCAAGCACAACCCTCAGCACAAATTACAAAAACCTTACCGTAGAAAGTTACCAAAGAATTCTGTTGCACATACTTTTTAAACTAAAAGCAAAACAACAAGAACAACATCACACTCAGAAATATCattaacaaatttcaaattgttgTTGTTGCAATTTCCTCACAATCCTTGATGTTGTGGAAAATTGAGAGCGAGAGCCTAAAGTTCTTGATATTGCAGTCACAATTGCAATTTCATTTGCAGAAGGTTTTAGAAAATGTTTGATGACAACAATCTTGGCCAGTACAAGAATGTATCTGGGCTTGCTGCAAATGCGGCTGAATTTTTCTGCAATTTCCCTCAATGTCAAAGAATCACGATGAAACCACGACCACAATTTAAAACCTTGACCTTTATTATCAACCATGAAAATAAACGCAGTTTCCATCAGCCCTATGCACCCAATTAAGCTTTAGGAACTCTTCGAAAAAAGACTTCCACGGATTGAGCAAATAACTTCAAACAATCATCAGTTTTCCCGCTTCCAACTATCAAATACCTATCCTTCCGGAACATGTTCGATCATGTTTTCCCAGCAATAAATGGATGCACATTTGATTAACTTTCataattatcaaaatgaaaagtaaaataatcatCGGTGAGATCACAACAAAatccaagaaaagaaaaaggaatagAAACATTTTGCAAGAACACGTCAAAGAAAAGGATCACCGAAAGGGGGCAAATCCAACCAACCCCAGATTAAAAAGCACCAATCTTTACAACTGATATTGCACAAGGAATCacgaaagaaacaaaaagacacgaaatttgataaaaaaaacatggcAAGATTCAAGTAATGACCTCCATCGATAATAGGCAAAGGCccagaaaagaaaaagggcCCAAGAAACGGAAGGAAGAGGCCCTGAGAAGAGAGGATGAAACCCTGAAATCAGAAAACAGAGAATGCAAGAGATTGTGATTAAGTGATGAAGAAAAAACGaagggaaaaaaagaaaaggatgaCAGTTACAGTTTACCTTGTAGGATGTTTGGTGGGTTTGTGGATTTGTCTACCAAAACAATTGTGCGTGTAATGGAAAAAAGACCCCACACCTTATGAATAAAAGGCTCACTTTTTCAGGCTTTCTCAGCCTTACAATAATGTCTCATTCtgccatttttattttcttctttttatggTTTTTCTGTCACTTCAACTTCTGTCTAACAAAGTTTTCggattaaattcaattattttatcattgatTTTTAATTCACAATTGACATTTGAACCAATAAATagttgtttctatttttttcttttcataatttGTTAATCAGGTTTTAAAAGGTCAGAATTAATCGAGTGGTTATTCAGAAATATACTTAATAAagctattttttcttaaaattgtttaaCAAATAGTATATTTAGAATGGACTTCAACTACTTTttgttaatgtaaaattttagtcTCTGTAAAATTTCAACAGcaaatttgttaatttaaatctttaaaattaagttatgtTATTCTACCGTTAGTCAATTGTTAATAGAAAATGTTAAGATACTTGTGAGAATGAAACATCTTAAAGTTActcataaaatttcaaataacataaataaatgtaaCCGAAAAGTTTATTGAGAAAACAATCCCAAAGATTTGGAACCAAAAGATATTAGCTATAActattgaataaatattttcagtttttatgtttatgttgGCTTAAAAGTACTCAATGTATTTGTGACATCGTGATCAtcaaataaagtattttttaattaggattaagtattattttagtacataaaattaagattttttttatttaaaattttgatatatcttaaattttaaaattttaaaattaaatagatataatctttttaatttaattacattaatttttttaatatgtcaaatgtattttataacaaatattaatataagaaTGTATATGGTGTAAACAACTTAAAAGacaattataaaacatatttgatACATGGAAagaatttaacatattttaattaaaattactatattcatctattttaaaaattttaacatattttaattaaaattactatattcatctattttaaaaatttgaaaatcaaaatatatgttttatatacagacagatttattctaattttacataaaatccaaaattttaaaacatacttaatcgtaaaatttattattagaatatGAATACATGACATTACTATCATCGATACATATTTATATCATTAATGAAGGgattatttcttttatgtacatttttctttttttattctttatgtaaatattattttaaactacTATTAACATGTTAGTGATAATGTAAAACTGacatgaaaatattatataagagtattaatatgaaaatatatcttaattaagttttaaatcacttataaatttagatacttttaattatattataaataaatttttaatctattaaatattcagaatttttatatcttttaactAGTCTCTTTCCTTTAACttgtttataaattgaataacataattgttattttattttattatcttacttatttgtttttttgtgttaataaatataaaattttgtaattagtataaaataatattgtaactaacataaattaataaataaattttattatttttattgaaaatatgttGAATAACAATggcaaatatttgattcttgtAGATAATGATATGAAATTAGGAGTATGACCAATCTTTTTATCTAACATGTCTTCAAAATAATAAAGTCACTTAGCTATTCTAAATATCATTTCATATTATCCTACCATCTCATATttcttaacaaatataaataagtaaacaagagaataataatataataaaaaaactaaaattttaattaaaagtatgaaattttgagtccacaataaataaataaataattaaataaattttaatttaaaataactgaatttattataaatttgaaacttaattaaaccttaaaatgtttaaaaattatttataacaaactCTAACTAACATAAATTAATGTAGTACAATAAAGACTTAAgtttcaacaataaaaaatatttcaataccaaaaatcatctttataactatttttaatatttcaataatgCTTTAAGTTgtacaaattttaattctaaataaataaataaataatataacaatgcTAACTCGCCATTTGGGTGATACAAAAAGTCTCATTTACATGTCTTAAGAAGTCAAATAAACAAAGGTCCACAGTACCATTTTTCACTTTATGTGTAAATCAGTTGCAAACCACCttatatttgacatttttttcatattaggTTAGATATTAAATTTACTTCAAACTCTAAATAACTTCAAAATTTGAAcgagttgttttctttttaattgtatttaattaaaCCTCAACttagtttataattaaaaattcaaacacGATATATACCCCATATAGTTTATATAACactctaaaaattattatatttaatatatatatatatatatttttttttttttgaaattataaacaaaCTATTTTCCTCGTAATAAGAATTACGTATATAACTAaaattccaaataaaaaaatacaatacagATTATCCAATATATTCTTGCAAGAGGTTATTATTGTTGAATTTTTATACTTGCCACTACAAATGTACATGTACTTCTGTTAGAACATAGAGTCACATCATACCacaaattatacaataaaagGTATACAATAAAAGGTAATCTAGTACCAATAAACTTCATTACAACTTCTTATTATCacatgttgttttcttttatataacttaaatttttaggAGAAAACTAGGTgcgggaaaaaaaaaaatttcttgatTTGATATACTTTTGCTATGATgcaatctatttaaaatttattttataaaaaattcaatccatttaaaattcactttaatggatctggatttcaatcaaatctacattttatatattttatggattgaataTCCATTATCTAAaacaagattttcaaatataggcaatccaaaaaattcaatccaaatttttaatttaaaattttagttgggttaggctaaaggttgagatggactaggctaaaggttgagatggactagaTAAATTAAGATTCGGATGGACCTTGCTCAACGACTTGTACGGACGAGGCAGACTCAACGACCCTAAAGTGTCGGGCGGGCCCAACGACCAGAATAGGCTGGGCAGGCCCGACATCAGACTAGTCATCAGGCCCAATAACCCAAACAATTTGAGCGAACATGATGACCCAAATGGGTCAGGTGAACCCAAAGACTTAGATGGACCGATGGGGCAAGCGGGTCTGATGACCCTGATGGGGCAAACGGGTCCGATGACCCCGACAATTGAGTCGACCTGACGACCTGGACAGATTGAGTCGACCCAACGACTTGGACAGGCCGTGCCAGACAACCCGTATTGACTAGGCAGGCTCGACGACCCGACCTTGTGAGGTTGGGTGGCACAATGACTTGACTGTGTCGGGCCGGCATGACGaatcatatataatttaaaggatttaatatgtttttgtctctcaattttctatcaaaattggaattaatatatatatatatatatatatatattagatatacAAATTTGTTcgatttaaaaaactaaa is a window from the Vigna unguiculata cultivar IT97K-499-35 chromosome 7, ASM411807v1, whole genome shotgun sequence genome containing:
- the LOC114192489 gene encoding E3 ubiquitin-protein ligase RHF2A-like isoform X1, coding for MEVPEMGGKTESRLTSAAAFVEGGIQDACDDSCSICLENFSKSDPATVTNCRHDFHLQCILEWCQRSSQCPMCWQAISLKDATSQELLEAVEQERSLRNMPSRNASIFHLSQHEFQRLPVERDSDIEERILRHLAAAASMRRAHPLGRRESQRSRSSSLGNVHSFVYATHPSAPPSVTGGGSEPAAIPAGNPSAPLIFDGTQQSSPQQRPLVQTRSSSFTSASTVPTTNLQRAHSNGSFASHSLPASHDEPQPSEQSFSDSLLSKFNAVSMRYKESISKGTRGWKERLFSPNSSVSELGSEVRRELNAKIASVSRLIERLETARENKNAAGTSVSNHSVAETSNNQNNVEVHGENSFPGSNSSATFSAVPDSKQALAQI
- the LOC114192489 gene encoding E3 ubiquitin-protein ligase RHF2A-like isoform X2, whose amino-acid sequence is MEVPEMGGKTESRLTSAAAFVEGGIQDACDDSCSICLENFSKSDPATVTNCRHDFHLQCILEWCQRSSQCPMCWQAISLKDATSQELLEAVEQERSLRNMPSRNASIFHLSQHEFQRLPVERDSDIEERILRHLAAAASMRRAHPLGRRESQRSRSSSLGNVHSFVYATHPSAPPSVTGGGSEPAAIPAGNPSAPLIFDGTQQSSPQQRPLVQTRSSSFTSASTVPTTNLQRAHSNGFASHSLPASHDEPQPSEQSFSDSLLSKFNAVSMRYKESISKGTRGWKERLFSPNSSVSELGSEVRRELNAKIASVSRLIERLETARENKNAAGTSVSNHSVAETSNNQNNVEVHGENSFPGSNSSATFSAVPDSKQALAQI
- the LOC114192489 gene encoding E3 ubiquitin-protein ligase RHF2A-like isoform X3 translates to MEVPEMGGKTESRLTSAAAFVEGGIQDACDDSCSICLENFSKSDPATVTNCRHDFHLQCILEWCQRSSQCPMCWQAISLKDATSQELLEAVEQERSLRNMPSRNASIFHLSQHEFQRLPVERDSDIEERILRHLAAAASMRRAHPLGRRESQRSRSSSLGNVHSFVYATHPSAPPSVTGGGSEPAAIPAGNPSAPLIFDGTQQSSPQQRPLVQTRSSSFTSASTVPTTNLQRAHSNGSFASHSLPASHDEPQPSEQSFSDSLLSKFNAVSMRYKESISKGTRGWKERLFSPNSSVSELGSEVRRELNAKIASVSRLIERLETARENKNAAGTSVSNHSVAETSNNQNNVEVHGENSFPGSNSSATFSAVPDSK